A single Paracoccus pantotrophus DNA region contains:
- the choX gene encoding choline ABC transporter substrate-binding protein, which yields MTFRRTAAALAAGLVASLATASIAAAQEPMECRKVVFSDVGWSDISATTALASTVLGALGYQTETKILSVPVTYTALSTDDVDVFLGNWMPTMEADIAPYREAGTVDILRTNLTGAKYTLATNKAGAELGIDDFGKIAGHKDALEGKIYGIEPGNDGNRLLLEMVAENKFDLGTFEVVESSEQGMLAQVARADAAGKPVVFLGWEPHPMNSQFQMTYLAGGDEVFGPDFGGARVDTNTRAGYAEACPNVGKFLQNLEFSLPMENEVMGLILNDGMQPADAALKWLRTNPEAAQPWIAGVTAADGGDAQAALDKVLSE from the coding sequence ATGACATTTCGCCGCACCGCTGCAGCTCTTGCCGCCGGGCTGGTCGCCTCGCTCGCCACGGCCAGCATCGCTGCGGCACAAGAGCCGATGGAGTGCCGCAAGGTCGTCTTTTCGGATGTGGGCTGGTCCGACATCAGCGCCACCACCGCGCTGGCCTCGACCGTGCTGGGGGCGCTGGGATACCAGACCGAAACCAAGATCCTGTCGGTGCCGGTGACCTATACCGCGCTTTCCACCGACGACGTGGACGTGTTCCTGGGCAACTGGATGCCGACGATGGAGGCCGACATCGCCCCCTATCGCGAGGCGGGCACCGTGGACATCCTGCGCACCAACCTGACCGGGGCGAAATACACGCTGGCGACGAACAAGGCCGGCGCCGAGCTGGGCATCGACGATTTCGGCAAGATCGCCGGGCACAAGGATGCACTGGAGGGCAAGATCTACGGCATCGAGCCGGGCAATGACGGCAACCGCCTGCTCCTGGAGATGGTGGCCGAGAACAAGTTCGACCTCGGCACCTTCGAGGTCGTGGAAAGCAGCGAACAGGGCATGCTTGCGCAGGTCGCGCGCGCCGACGCCGCCGGCAAGCCGGTGGTCTTCCTGGGCTGGGAGCCGCATCCGATGAACAGCCAGTTCCAAATGACCTACCTGGCCGGCGGCGACGAGGTCTTTGGCCCCGATTTCGGCGGCGCGCGCGTCGATACCAATACCCGCGCCGGCTATGCCGAGGCCTGCCCGAATGTCGGCAAGTTCCTGCAAAACCTGGAATTCAGCCTGCCCATGGAGAACGAGGTCATGGGCCTGATCCTGAACGACGGCATGCAGCCGGCCGATGCGGCGCTGAAATGGCTCCGCACCAACCCGGAAGCGGCCCAGCCCTGGATCGCGGGCGTCACCGCCGCCGATGGCGGCGATGCGCAGGCTGCGCTGGACAAGGTGCTGTCCGAATAG
- the choW gene encoding choline ABC transporter permease subunit: MDQLTAFLTGTKIPVGRTAKAIFDWLNAHAAVVFNAISRLMEGLIGGILKLLEFPHPLVFTLLAVALTWALQRSWKTCLLVALGFLFILNQGYWKETMQSLTLVLAACVVCMAIGVPMGIAAAHRPRLYAWMRPVLDLMQTLPTFVYLIPAIVFFGIGMVPGLIATVIFVLPAPIRLTHLGISSTPRALVEAATAFGATPRQLLWKVELPSATPQIMAGLNQTIMLSLSMVVIAALVGASGLGVPVVRALNSVNTALGFESGFIIVVVAIMLDRMLRVRGRHD, encoded by the coding sequence ATGGACCAACTGACCGCATTCCTGACGGGGACCAAGATCCCGGTGGGCCGGACCGCCAAGGCGATCTTCGACTGGCTCAACGCCCATGCCGCCGTGGTCTTCAACGCCATCTCGCGGCTGATGGAGGGGCTGATCGGCGGCATTCTGAAGCTGCTGGAATTCCCGCATCCGCTGGTCTTCACCCTGCTGGCCGTGGCCCTGACCTGGGCCTTGCAGCGCAGCTGGAAGACCTGCCTGCTGGTCGCGCTGGGTTTCCTGTTCATCCTCAACCAGGGCTATTGGAAAGAGACCATGCAGTCCCTGACCCTGGTGCTTGCCGCCTGCGTCGTCTGCATGGCGATCGGCGTGCCCATGGGCATCGCCGCCGCGCACCGGCCGCGGCTTTACGCCTGGATGCGGCCGGTGCTGGACCTGATGCAGACGCTGCCGACCTTCGTCTACCTGATCCCGGCCATCGTCTTTTTCGGCATCGGCATGGTGCCCGGCCTGATCGCCACGGTGATCTTCGTGCTGCCGGCGCCGATCCGGCTGACGCATCTGGGCATCTCCTCGACGCCCCGGGCGCTGGTCGAGGCCGCCACCGCCTTCGGCGCCACCCCGCGCCAACTGCTGTGGAAGGTCGAACTGCCAAGCGCCACGCCGCAGATCATGGCCGGGCTGAACCAGACCATCATGCTGTCGCTGTCCATGGTCGTCATCGCGGCGCTGGTCGGCGCCTCGGGGCTGGGCGTGCCGGTGGTGCGGGCGCTGAACAGCGTGAACACGGCGCTGGGATTCGAAAGCGGCTTCATCATCGTGGTGGTCGCCATCATGCTGGACCGGATGCTGCGGGTCAGGGGGCGCCATGACTGA
- the choV gene encoding choline ABC transporter ATP-binding protein codes for MTEARQAAHNAVEFDKVNIVFGDAPQAALPLMDQGLERGPIKAETGQVLGVHDCSLTVREGEILVLMGLSGSGKSTLLRAVNGLNPVCRGEVRIWDGKAMASVTKASGTELRRLRRECIAMVFQQFGLLPWRSVRENVGLGLELAGIPAAERRRRVDAQLATVGLADWAERKVGDLSGGMQQRVGLARAFATEAPILLMDEPFSALDPLIRNRLQDELLELQQRFRRTIIFVSHDLDEAFRIGNRIALMEGGRIVQVGTAREIIAHPANAYVEDFVAHMNPLAVLRAEDMAEPGEAAGLPIDRQTPVREVIRAMTETGAEMLPLQGGGRVTRQGIMSRLVVRRGQAGGALEQPA; via the coding sequence ATGACTGAGGCCAGGCAAGCCGCGCATAACGCGGTCGAGTTCGACAAGGTGAACATCGTCTTCGGCGACGCGCCCCAGGCCGCGCTGCCGCTGATGGACCAGGGCCTGGAGCGCGGCCCGATCAAGGCCGAGACCGGCCAGGTTCTGGGCGTCCACGACTGCTCGCTGACCGTGCGCGAGGGCGAGATCCTGGTGCTGATGGGCCTTTCCGGCTCGGGCAAGTCCACGCTCTTGCGGGCGGTGAACGGGCTCAACCCGGTCTGCCGGGGCGAGGTGCGGATCTGGGACGGCAAGGCCATGGCCTCGGTGACCAAGGCCTCGGGCACCGAGCTGCGCCGGCTGCGCCGCGAATGCATCGCCATGGTTTTCCAGCAATTCGGCCTGCTGCCCTGGCGCTCGGTGCGCGAGAACGTCGGGCTGGGACTGGAACTGGCCGGCATTCCCGCGGCCGAACGGCGCCGCCGCGTCGACGCGCAGCTGGCCACCGTCGGCCTGGCCGATTGGGCCGAGCGCAAGGTGGGCGACCTGTCGGGCGGCATGCAGCAGCGCGTGGGCCTGGCGCGCGCCTTCGCCACCGAGGCGCCGATCCTCTTGATGGACGAGCCCTTCTCGGCGCTGGACCCGCTGATCCGCAACCGGCTGCAGGACGAACTGCTGGAATTGCAGCAGCGGTTCCGCCGCACCATCATCTTCGTCAGCCACGACCTCGACGAGGCGTTCCGCATCGGCAACCGCATCGCGCTGATGGAGGGCGGCCGCATCGTCCAGGTCGGCACCGCGCGCGAGATCATCGCCCATCCGGCGAATGCCTATGTCGAGGATTTCGTCGCCCACATGAACCCGCTGGCGGTGCTGCGGGCCGAGGACATGGCCGAACCGGGCGAGGCCGCGGGCCTCCCCATCGACCGCCAGACCCCGGTGCGCGAGGTCATCCGGGCCATGACCGAAACCGGCGCCGAGATGCTGCCCCTGCAGGGCGGCGGCCGGGTGACGCGCCAGGGCATCATGTCGCGCCTGGTGGTGCGGCGCGGCCAGGCCGGCGGCGCGCTGGAACAGCCGGCCTAG
- a CDS encoding DMT family transporter, whose protein sequence is MSRTTHSLARGDLPGILWMLTAGLCFVAVNGTVRWLGQALPAAEGAFIRFAFGLLFLVPALAPALRQGFAPRIWALFALRGGLHVLAVILWFYAMARITVAEVTAIGFLNPVVVTLGAALLMGERISWRRGLAIAVALAGAMIVLRPGIRALEPGHLAQLGAAVIFGGSYLVAKRLSELVPASVVVAMMSLTVCIGLAPVAALVWVPPTLAQCAVLACTAFFATAGHYAMTRAFAAAPLTVTQPVTLLQLIWASLLGALVFAEPVDLWVLIGGAIMIGAISYITWREARLRRPTITPPAEATRES, encoded by the coding sequence ATGAGCAGGACAACCCATTCCCTTGCGCGCGGCGACCTGCCGGGCATCCTGTGGATGCTGACGGCGGGGCTGTGCTTCGTCGCGGTCAACGGCACGGTGCGCTGGCTGGGGCAGGCGCTGCCGGCGGCGGAGGGCGCCTTCATCCGCTTCGCCTTTGGCTTGCTGTTCCTGGTCCCGGCGCTGGCGCCGGCGCTGCGGCAGGGCTTCGCCCCGCGCATCTGGGCGCTTTTCGCGCTGCGCGGCGGGCTGCATGTGCTGGCGGTGATCCTGTGGTTCTATGCCATGGCCCGCATCACCGTGGCCGAGGTCACCGCCATCGGCTTTCTCAACCCGGTCGTGGTTACGCTGGGCGCGGCACTGCTGATGGGTGAGCGGATCTCGTGGCGGCGCGGGCTGGCCATCGCCGTGGCGCTGGCGGGGGCGATGATCGTGCTGCGGCCCGGCATCCGCGCGCTGGAGCCGGGCCACCTGGCGCAGCTGGGCGCCGCGGTGATCTTTGGCGGCTCCTACCTGGTGGCCAAGCGGCTGTCGGAGCTGGTGCCGGCCTCGGTCGTGGTGGCGATGATGTCGCTGACGGTCTGCATCGGCCTGGCGCCGGTCGCGGCGCTGGTCTGGGTGCCGCCGACGCTGGCGCAATGCGCGGTGCTGGCCTGCACCGCCTTTTTCGCCACCGCGGGGCATTACGCGATGACGCGTGCCTTTGCCGCCGCGCCCCTGACGGTGACGCAGCCCGTCACCCTGCTGCAGCTGATCTGGGCCAGCCTGCTGGGCGCGCTGGTCTTTGCCGAGCCGGTCGACCTGTGGGTGCTGATTGGCGGCGCCATCATGATCGGCGCGATCAGCTATATCACCTGGCGCGAGGCGCGGCTGCGGCGCCCCACCATCACCCCGCCGGCCGAGGCGACGCGGGAAAGCTAG
- a CDS encoding LysE/ArgO family amino acid transporter, with translation MQAYFAGLGTALSLIVAIGAQNAFVLRQGLMRRHVLATCAFCAISDAVLITAGVLGAGAIAAQAPWFLAAMRWGGAAFLLAYGARAFRAAWRGGEALRAGPGHAAGLGATLLVLAGLTWLNPHVWLDTVVLIGSVSAAWENKPGFVAGAVSGSVLFFFALGYGARWLSPLFARPAAWRVLDGLVGLVMWSIALGLLLGG, from the coding sequence ATGCAGGCCTATTTCGCCGGTCTTGGCACCGCCCTGTCGTTGATCGTCGCCATCGGGGCGCAGAACGCCTTCGTGCTGAGGCAGGGGTTGATGCGCCGGCATGTGCTGGCGACCTGTGCCTTTTGCGCCATCTCGGATGCGGTGCTGATCACCGCGGGGGTGCTGGGCGCCGGCGCCATCGCCGCGCAGGCGCCGTGGTTCCTGGCGGCGATGCGCTGGGGCGGGGCGGCCTTCCTGCTGGCCTATGGCGCGCGCGCCTTTCGCGCCGCCTGGCGCGGCGGCGAGGCGCTGCGGGCCGGGCCGGGCCATGCGGCGGGGCTGGGCGCGACGCTTCTGGTGCTGGCGGGGCTGACCTGGCTCAACCCGCATGTCTGGCTGGATACGGTGGTGCTGATCGGTTCGGTCTCGGCGGCTTGGGAGAACAAGCCGGGCTTCGTCGCCGGCGCGGTCTCGGGCTCGGTGCTGTTCTTTTTCGCGCTGGGTTACGGGGCGCGCTGGCTGTCGCCGCTATTCGCGCGGCCGGCGGCCTGGCGGGTGCTGGACGGGCTGGTGGGCCTGGTGATGTGGTCGATCGCCCTGGGCCTGCTGCTGGGCGGCTGA
- a CDS encoding LysR family transcriptional regulator ArgP translates to MLDYAALAVLAEIIRRGSFEAAAAALGVTPSAVSQRIKGLEERLGQVLVHRGPPARGTETGLRLTQHLDQVRLLETTLAAGLRPPGPAVLRLAVNADSLATWFLPVMAALPALYDLVLDDQDHARDWLRQGQVSAAISSDPDPVPGCDALPLGAMRYLALAAPGFRARHFPDGVTEASLRAAPAIIFNAKDALQSRWAEQATGKRLHLPGHRIPASEPFARAVELGLGWGMIPEAMAAPALAQGRLRPLLPDMPLDVALYWHVQRAMAPALAPLTAAIRKRAAAELRP, encoded by the coding sequence ATGCTCGATTATGCCGCCCTGGCCGTGCTGGCCGAGATCATCCGCCGCGGCAGTTTCGAGGCGGCTGCGGCGGCGCTCGGCGTCACCCCCTCGGCGGTGTCGCAGCGCATCAAGGGGCTCGAGGAGCGGCTGGGTCAGGTGCTGGTCCATCGCGGCCCGCCGGCCCGCGGCACGGAAACCGGGCTGCGGCTGACGCAGCATCTCGACCAGGTGCGGCTGCTGGAAACCACGCTCGCCGCCGGCCTGCGCCCGCCCGGACCGGCGGTGCTGCGGCTCGCGGTCAATGCCGACAGCCTGGCGACCTGGTTCCTGCCGGTGATGGCGGCGCTGCCGGCGCTCTACGACCTGGTGCTGGACGACCAGGACCATGCCCGCGACTGGCTGCGCCAGGGCCAGGTCTCTGCCGCGATCAGCTCCGACCCCGACCCGGTGCCGGGCTGCGACGCGCTGCCCCTGGGCGCCATGCGCTACCTGGCGCTGGCCGCGCCCGGTTTCCGCGCCCGGCATTTCCCCGACGGCGTGACCGAGGCCAGCCTGCGCGCCGCCCCGGCGATCATCTTCAACGCCAAGGACGCGCTGCAATCCCGCTGGGCCGAACAGGCCACCGGCAAACGGCTGCACCTGCCGGGCCACCGGATCCCGGCCTCGGAACCCTTCGCCCGCGCAGTCGAACTCGGCCTCGGCTGGGGCATGATCCCCGAGGCCATGGCCGCCCCGGCCCTGGCGCAGGGCCGGCTGCGACCGCTGCTCCCCGACATGCCGCTGGACGTGGCGCTCTACTGGCACGTCCAGCGCGCCATGGCGCCCGCCCTCGCCCCCCTGACCGCCGCGATCAGAAAAAGGGCCGCAGCCGAACTGCGACCCTGA
- a CDS encoding YebC/PmpR family DNA-binding transcriptional regulator, whose product MAGHSKWANIQHRKGKQDKLRSKLFSKLAKEITVAAKMGDPDPDKNPRLRLAVKEAKSNSMPKDVIDRAIKKSQGGDAESYDEIRYEGYGPNGIAIIVEAMTDNRNRTASNVRSYFTKYGGDLGQTGSVSFMFDRKGEIMYPASAGDADTVMMAAIEAGAEDVESDEDGHWIYTADTDLAEVSNALEASLGESEHAKLIWKPQAPTEIDLETAQKLMKLIDALEEDDDVQNVTGNFDIPEDVAAQL is encoded by the coding sequence ATGGCAGGCCATTCCAAATGGGCCAATATCCAGCATCGCAAGGGCAAGCAGGACAAGCTGCGCTCGAAGCTGTTTTCGAAACTGGCCAAAGAAATCACCGTCGCCGCCAAGATGGGCGACCCTGACCCCGACAAGAACCCGCGCCTGCGCCTTGCGGTGAAGGAAGCCAAGTCGAACTCGATGCCGAAGGACGTGATCGACCGCGCCATCAAGAAATCGCAGGGCGGCGATGCCGAGAGCTATGACGAGATCCGCTACGAGGGCTATGGCCCGAACGGCATTGCCATCATCGTCGAGGCGATGACCGACAACCGCAACCGCACCGCGTCCAACGTGCGCAGCTATTTCACCAAATACGGCGGCGACCTGGGCCAGACCGGCTCGGTCAGTTTCATGTTCGACCGCAAGGGCGAGATCATGTATCCCGCCAGCGCCGGCGATGCCGACACGGTGATGATGGCCGCCATCGAGGCCGGGGCCGAGGATGTCGAGAGCGACGAGGACGGGCACTGGATCTATACCGCGGACACCGACCTGGCCGAGGTCTCGAACGCGCTGGAGGCGTCCCTGGGCGAATCCGAACATGCCAAGCTGATCTGGAAGCCGCAGGCGCCGACCGAGATCGACCTGGAGACGGCGCAGAAGCTGATGAAGCTGATCGACGCGCTGGAAGAGGACGACGACGTGCAGAACGTCACCGGGAATTTCGACATTCCCGAGGATGTGGCGGCGCAGCTTTGA
- a CDS encoding ribbon-helix-helix domain-containing protein gives MTDLPLPPMSAPVKRSITIGGHRTSVSLEDAFWRELRDLARAGGRTTAALIAQIDAARPPEVGLATALRLYVLAEIVKNRA, from the coding sequence ATGACTGATCTGCCGCTGCCGCCGATGTCCGCGCCGGTGAAGCGCTCGATCACCATCGGCGGGCATCGCACCTCGGTCAGCCTCGAAGACGCCTTCTGGCGCGAGCTGCGCGACCTGGCCCGTGCCGGGGGACGCACCACCGCCGCGCTGATCGCCCAGATCGACGCCGCCCGCCCGCCCGAGGTGGGGCTGGCCACCGCCCTGCGGCTCTATGTGCTGGCCGAGATCGTCAAGAATCGGGCGTAA
- a CDS encoding DUF4169 family protein codes for MNLRAVRKSAARDAARRQGDENAAKFGRSKAQKLAEQDAAARAARHLDQHRKGPEPGDD; via the coding sequence GTGAACCTGCGGGCGGTGCGCAAATCCGCCGCCCGCGATGCCGCCCGCCGGCAGGGCGACGAGAATGCGGCGAAATTCGGCCGCAGCAAGGCCCAGAAGCTTGCCGAGCAGGACGCCGCCGCCCGCGCTGCCCGGCACCTGGACCAGCATCGCAAGGGACCGGAGCCGGGCGATGACTGA
- the fumC gene encoding class II fumarate hydratase, which yields MTKTTRTETDSFGPLEVPADKYWGAQTQRSIQNFPIGWERQPVAIIRALGVIKQAAAEVNMASGKLDPAIGKAMVQAASEVVAGRFDDNFPLVVWQTGSGTQSNMNANEVISNRAIEILGGEMGSKKPVHPNDHVNMGQSSNDTFPTAMHVAIAMQARDVLLPGLEKLHKALVAKSEEFKDIIKIGRTHTQDATPLTLGQEFGGYAHQVAKGIERVKLALGDIYELAQGGTAVGTGLNTKKGWDTAIAAQIAEITGLPFVTAPNKFEALAAHDAMVFFSGALKTVAAALFKIANDMRLLGSGPRSGLGELILPENEPGSSIMPGKVNPTQAEALTMVCAHVMGNDAAIGFAGSQGHFELNVYNPMMSYNVLQSMQLLGDAAGSFTDNMVVGTQANIPRIEKLMKESLMLVTALAPTIGYDNATKVAKTAHKNGTTLREEAIALGFVDGETFDRIVRPEQMIGPED from the coding sequence ATGACCAAGACCACCCGCACCGAGACCGACAGCTTCGGCCCGCTGGAGGTGCCCGCCGACAAGTATTGGGGCGCCCAGACCCAGCGCTCGATCCAGAACTTCCCCATCGGCTGGGAGCGCCAGCCGGTGGCGATCATCCGCGCCCTGGGCGTGATCAAGCAGGCCGCGGCCGAGGTGAACATGGCCAGCGGCAAGCTGGACCCGGCGATCGGCAAGGCGATGGTGCAGGCGGCCTCGGAAGTCGTCGCCGGCCGGTTCGACGACAATTTCCCGCTGGTGGTCTGGCAGACCGGCTCGGGCACGCAGTCGAACATGAACGCCAACGAGGTGATCTCGAACCGCGCCATCGAGATCCTGGGCGGCGAGATGGGCTCGAAGAAGCCGGTCCATCCGAACGACCATGTGAATATGGGTCAAAGCTCGAACGACACATTCCCGACCGCGATGCATGTCGCCATCGCCATGCAGGCGCGCGACGTGCTGCTGCCGGGGCTGGAAAAGCTGCACAAGGCCCTGGTCGCGAAGTCCGAGGAGTTCAAGGACATCATCAAGATCGGCCGCACCCATACCCAGGACGCGACGCCGCTGACGCTGGGCCAGGAATTCGGCGGCTATGCGCATCAGGTCGCCAAGGGCATCGAGCGGGTCAAGCTGGCGCTCGGCGACATCTACGAGCTGGCGCAGGGCGGTACCGCGGTCGGCACCGGGCTGAATACCAAGAAGGGCTGGGACACGGCGATTGCCGCCCAGATCGCCGAGATCACCGGCCTGCCCTTTGTCACCGCGCCGAACAAGTTCGAGGCGCTGGCCGCGCATGACGCGATGGTGTTCTTCTCGGGCGCGCTGAAGACCGTGGCCGCCGCGCTGTTCAAGATCGCCAATGACATGCGCCTGCTGGGTTCGGGCCCGCGCTCGGGTCTGGGCGAGCTGATCCTGCCGGAGAACGAGCCGGGCTCGTCGATCATGCCGGGTAAGGTGAACCCGACCCAGGCCGAGGCGCTGACCATGGTTTGCGCCCATGTCATGGGCAACGACGCCGCCATCGGCTTTGCCGGCTCGCAGGGCCATTTCGAACTGAACGTCTACAACCCGATGATGAGCTACAACGTGCTGCAATCCATGCAGCTTCTGGGCGACGCGGCGGGCTCGTTCACCGACAACATGGTCGTGGGCACCCAGGCGAACATCCCCCGCATCGAGAAGCTGATGAAGGAATCGCTGATGCTGGTGACGGCGCTGGCGCCGACCATCGGCTATGACAACGCGACCAAGGTGGCCAAGACCGCGCATAAGAACGGCACCACGCTGCGCGAGGAGGCGATCGCGCTGGGCTTCGTCGATGGCGAGACCTTCGACCGCATCGTCCGCCCCGAGCAGATGATCGGCCCGGAAGACTGA
- a CDS encoding SspB family protein, which translates to MARGIDYGGMMHRAMQRLIADVLQTVATEGLPGEHHFFITFDTRDSQVQMADWLRERYPDEMTIVIQHWFEDLSVTPEGFHITLNFGNSPEPLYIPFDALRTFVDPSVEFGLRFENHEEEDEPEENEPPMAEAPGEEGAKGGAEVVSLDKWRK; encoded by the coding sequence ATGGCACGCGGAATAGATTACGGCGGAATGATGCACCGGGCCATGCAGCGGCTGATCGCGGATGTGCTGCAAACGGTGGCCACCGAGGGGCTGCCGGGCGAGCATCATTTCTTCATCACCTTCGACACCCGCGATTCGCAGGTGCAGATGGCCGACTGGCTGCGCGAGCGCTATCCCGACGAGATGACCATCGTCATCCAGCATTGGTTCGAGGATCTCTCGGTCACGCCCGAGGGCTTTCACATCACGCTGAATTTCGGCAATTCGCCCGAACCGCTCTATATCCCCTTCGACGCGCTGCGCACCTTCGTGGATCCCTCGGTCGAGTTCGGCCTGCGCTTCGAGAACCACGAGGAGGAGGACGAGCCCGAAGAGAACGAGCCGCCCATGGCCGAGGCGCCGGGCGAGGAGGGCGCGAAGGGCGGCGCCGAGGTGGTCAGCCTGGACAAATGGCGCAAGTGA